Proteins encoded within one genomic window of Bradyrhizobium sp. AZCC 1719:
- a CDS encoding lytic murein transglycosylase produces the protein MLRIAFAFSATVALFASLSSYAHAAQCGSSAAGYAAWKQEFAGEARAKGIGASTIQALMATNYAQATINADRGQRSFNLSLDQFLAKRGATTIVSRGRSLKQSQAALFSSIQQRYGVPPGPLIAIWGMETGFGSQRGNQNMLASIATLAYDCRRSAYFTEHLYAALQLIDRGALPASQRGSMHGEVGQTQFMPKAILAYGTGNLENSANALMSTANFLRAHGWRAGAGYQPGEPNFAAIQAWNAAGVYQKAIALMGRQIDGGE, from the coding sequence ATGCTCCGTATCGCATTTGCTTTCAGCGCCACCGTCGCATTGTTCGCATCCCTAAGCTCCTACGCCCACGCCGCCCAATGCGGCAGCTCGGCCGCCGGCTACGCCGCCTGGAAACAGGAATTCGCCGGCGAGGCCCGCGCCAAGGGCATCGGCGCATCGACCATCCAGGCCCTGATGGCGACGAACTACGCGCAGGCGACCATCAATGCCGACCGCGGCCAGCGCAGCTTCAATCTCTCGCTCGACCAGTTTCTCGCCAAGCGCGGCGCAACGACCATCGTCTCGCGCGGGCGCTCGCTGAAGCAATCGCAAGCCGCTCTGTTCTCTTCCATTCAGCAGCGCTACGGCGTGCCGCCGGGGCCGCTCATCGCGATCTGGGGCATGGAAACGGGGTTCGGCAGCCAGCGCGGCAATCAGAACATGCTCGCCTCGATCGCGACGCTCGCCTATGACTGCCGGCGCTCGGCCTATTTCACCGAGCACCTCTACGCGGCTCTGCAATTGATCGATCGCGGCGCGCTCCCTGCCAGCCAGCGCGGCTCGATGCATGGCGAAGTCGGCCAGACGCAGTTCATGCCAAAAGCCATTTTGGCTTACGGTACCGGCAATCTCGAAAACTCGGCCAACGCGCTGATGTCGACCGCGAACTTTTTGCGGGCGCATGGCTGGCGCGCGGGCGCCGGCTATCAGCCGGGCGAGCCGAATTTCGCCGCCATCCAGGCCTGGAATGCCGCCGGCGTCTATCAGAAGGCGATCGCGCTGATGGGCCGCCAGATTGATGGTGGGGAATAG
- a CDS encoding lytic murein transglycosylase: MRIFRWAIFLGAVIFSTPTYAARCGGDFNTFVSAMAAEAQAAGVSQAVIGQAFAGITQDPAVLVFDRRQRGTFNKTFEQYVSTRVGPGRINIGRQMLLRHASLLARIEQKFGVPPQIIVAIWGLESDYGKGDIGKMPVIRTLMTMAHDCRRTELFQGELLAALKIVQRGDLPLRDLIGAFAGEIGQTQFLPSSYIKYGVDFDGNGHVDLRHSVPDVLASTANLLHVSGFKAGAPYGEGTANFEAMREWNRATIYRKTIGYFADRLVGR; encoded by the coding sequence ATGCGCATATTTCGTTGGGCCATTTTTCTCGGTGCCGTCATCTTCTCCACCCCCACTTACGCCGCCCGCTGTGGCGGCGATTTCAACACCTTCGTTTCGGCGATGGCGGCGGAGGCGCAGGCCGCCGGCGTCTCGCAAGCGGTGATCGGCCAGGCCTTTGCCGGCATCACGCAGGATCCGGCGGTGCTCGTTTTCGACCGCCGCCAGCGCGGCACTTTCAACAAGACGTTCGAGCAATATGTCTCCACCCGCGTCGGCCCCGGACGCATCAACATCGGGCGCCAGATGCTGCTGAGGCACGCGTCACTGCTGGCGCGCATCGAGCAGAAGTTCGGTGTGCCGCCGCAGATCATCGTCGCGATCTGGGGGCTGGAGAGCGATTACGGCAAGGGCGACATCGGCAAGATGCCGGTGATCCGCACGCTGATGACCATGGCCCATGATTGCCGCCGCACCGAATTGTTTCAGGGCGAATTGCTGGCCGCGCTGAAGATCGTGCAGCGCGGCGATCTCCCGCTGCGCGATTTGATCGGCGCCTTCGCCGGTGAGATCGGCCAGACGCAATTTTTGCCGTCGTCCTACATCAAGTACGGCGTCGATTTCGACGGCAACGGCCATGTCGACCTGCGCCACAGCGTGCCCGACGTGCTCGCCTCCACCGCGAACCTGCTGCATGTGTCAGGCTTCAAGGCCGGCGCGCCATACGGCGAAGGCACTGCGAATTTCGAAGCCATGCGCGAGTGGAACAGGGCGACGATCTACCGCAAGACGATTGGGTATTTTGCGGACCGGCTGGTGGGGCGTTGA
- a CDS encoding SDR family NAD(P)-dependent oxidoreductase has translation MTAISGSAAAVTGAASGIGRALALELAARGCDLALADRDEAGLQQVAAEIGKANKRKVTIHRVDVGEPAQIQEFANAAIAAHPELNIVINNAGVALLGAFNEVDQAQMEWLININFWGVVHGTRAFLPHLSTRPEAHIVNLSSIFGIVAPPGQTAYCAAKFAVRGFSESLRHELAMANSPVKLSVVHPGGVLTNIVRNSRTGSGIADNARRAESIERFDAIARTTPPAAAQRIILGIEKNQPRILIGNDAKFMDLLQRFRPATYWAVLAKRIGKMGAQAGK, from the coding sequence ATGACCGCGATATCTGGAAGTGCGGCCGCCGTGACCGGCGCCGCCAGCGGCATCGGCCGTGCGCTGGCGCTGGAACTGGCCGCGCGCGGCTGCGATCTCGCGCTCGCCGACCGCGACGAGGCCGGGCTGCAGCAGGTGGCCGCCGAGATCGGAAAAGCGAACAAGCGCAAGGTAACGATCCACCGCGTCGATGTCGGCGAGCCCGCCCAGATCCAGGAATTTGCCAACGCGGCAATCGCCGCGCATCCGGAACTGAACATCGTCATCAACAATGCCGGCGTCGCGCTGCTCGGCGCCTTCAACGAGGTCGACCAGGCGCAGATGGAATGGCTGATCAACATCAATTTCTGGGGCGTGGTGCACGGCACACGCGCCTTCCTGCCGCATCTTTCGACGAGGCCGGAGGCGCATATCGTCAACCTCTCCTCGATCTTCGGCATCGTCGCCCCGCCGGGCCAGACCGCCTATTGCGCCGCCAAGTTCGCGGTGCGCGGATTTTCGGAAAGCCTGCGGCATGAGCTTGCGATGGCGAACAGCCCGGTGAAGCTCTCGGTGGTGCATCCCGGCGGTGTCCTGACCAACATCGTGCGCAACTCCCGCACCGGCAGCGGCATCGCCGACAATGCGCGCCGCGCCGAATCGATCGAGCGTTTCGATGCGATCGCCAGGACCACGCCGCCGGCCGCGGCGCAACGCATCATTCTCGGCATCGAGAAAAACCAGCCGCGCATTCTGATCGGCAACGACGCAAAGTTCATGGACCTCTTGCAGCGGTTTCGCCCGGCGACCTATTGGGCGGTGTTGGCGAAGCGGATCGGGAAGATGGGCGCGCAGGCGGGTAAGTGA
- a CDS encoding response regulator, with protein sequence MGQSKPHRATALIVEDDPMQRNMICLLLEESEVDVIECESAEAAELVLERAAGSLVLMMTDVQLAGNMDGVELAHIARKYNPEMGVIVTSGKPLHQELPDGVQFWAKPWAPLDVIREAERMVYAREHGGEPRP encoded by the coding sequence ATGGGACAATCCAAACCCCATCGCGCAACGGCCCTGATCGTCGAGGACGACCCGATGCAGCGGAACATGATCTGCCTGCTGCTGGAGGAGAGTGAGGTCGATGTCATCGAATGCGAGAGCGCCGAGGCCGCTGAGCTGGTGCTGGAGCGCGCTGCCGGCAGTCTGGTCTTGATGATGACGGACGTGCAGCTTGCCGGCAACATGGATGGCGTCGAACTCGCGCACATCGCCCGGAAGTACAATCCCGAGATGGGCGTGATCGTCACCTCGGGCAAGCCGCTGCATCAGGAATTGCCCGACGGCGTGCAGTTTTGGGCCAAGCCCTGGGCGCCGCTCGACGTGATCCGCGAGGCGGAGCGCATGGTCTATGCACGAGAGCACGGCGGCGAACCGCGCCCGTGA
- a CDS encoding LysE family translocator, whose translation MTLSFLLTSLIVVASPGTGVLYTLAVALTLGARPGIAAAFGCTLGIVPHMLAAMLGLAAVLHTSALAFAALKWCGVAYLLYMAWQALRETGALAIDTRPAAKARSSRRVIVTAVLVNILNPKLSIFFLAFLPQFVALDEPHPLARMLELSAAFMAMTFAVFALYGLFAAAMRDRVITRPKVMAWLRRSFAAGFAALGAKLALAER comes from the coding sequence ATGACCCTGTCGTTCCTGTTGACCTCGCTGATCGTGGTCGCTTCCCCCGGCACCGGCGTGCTGTACACGCTGGCGGTGGCGCTGACGCTGGGCGCACGGCCGGGCATCGCGGCAGCCTTCGGCTGCACCCTCGGCATCGTGCCGCATATGCTGGCCGCCATGCTCGGGCTCGCCGCCGTGCTGCACACCAGTGCTCTGGCTTTTGCCGCGCTGAAATGGTGCGGCGTGGCGTATCTGCTTTACATGGCCTGGCAGGCGTTGCGCGAGACGGGCGCGCTTGCCATCGACACGCGCCCGGCCGCGAAGGCGCGCTCCAGCCGGCGCGTCATCGTCACCGCCGTCCTGGTCAACATCCTCAATCCAAAGCTCTCGATCTTCTTCCTGGCCTTCCTGCCGCAATTCGTCGCGCTCGACGAGCCGCATCCGCTGGCGCGGATGCTGGAATTGAGCGCGGCCTTCATGGCGATGACGTTTGCGGTGTTCGCGCTCTACGGCCTGTTCGCGGCCGCGATGCGCGACCGCGTCATCACCCGGCCGAAGGTGATGGCCTGGCTGCGCCGCAGCTTTGCGGCGGGATTTGCCGCGCTCGGGGCGAAGCTGGCGCTTGCGGAGCGGTAG
- a CDS encoding GGDEF domain-containing protein, with the protein MLSVPTLWTVFVINFLALGLIWAYVMRCYPSFEAARFWTGSAFVAAAGAAMAMLRVVFPDSLVPLLFAGTALVLAICLATMGIQKFFTRPVSWLHTALTSGLAFVGLSFFIFVYDSIPARMTVFTIAQTLPMALGLKLLLSRHDGRANPGARLAGIVTIVIMAIFAARLFAAVTGMGGGFSYMHVSPAQSVVILVLVFLSMSLNFGFLLMAMDRLRNEVADLALLDDLTGVGNRRHLVQRLTEECARSERSGQPFALLVIDLDGFKGINDTYGHAAGDACLQHFTLMAQTRLRPGDMLARTGGDEFCIVLPSSTLREGAMIARRVLEVCRADAEQCTGNDIPIAVSIGVAQWTREMGGFPDRLIAAADHALYDVKKAGRNGFAVYDPAPPLVPEAETEAEVALRKRA; encoded by the coding sequence ATGCTGAGCGTTCCGACGCTGTGGACGGTGTTCGTCATCAATTTTCTCGCGCTGGGCCTGATCTGGGCCTACGTCATGCGATGCTATCCGTCGTTCGAGGCCGCGCGGTTCTGGACCGGCTCGGCATTCGTCGCGGCGGCGGGCGCTGCGATGGCGATGCTGCGCGTAGTCTTCCCGGATTCTCTCGTGCCGTTGCTGTTCGCCGGCACCGCGCTGGTACTGGCGATCTGCCTTGCCACGATGGGAATTCAGAAATTCTTCACCCGGCCCGTTTCGTGGCTTCACACCGCGTTGACGTCAGGCCTTGCGTTTGTCGGTCTGTCCTTTTTCATTTTCGTCTACGACAGCATACCGGCGCGGATGACCGTCTTCACGATCGCGCAGACGCTGCCGATGGCGCTGGGCCTGAAACTGCTGCTCAGCCGGCATGACGGCCGCGCCAATCCGGGCGCCCGGCTGGCCGGCATCGTCACCATCGTCATCATGGCGATTTTCGCGGCCCGGCTGTTCGCCGCGGTGACCGGCATGGGCGGCGGCTTCTCCTACATGCATGTCAGTCCGGCGCAGTCGGTCGTCATCCTGGTGCTGGTGTTCCTGTCGATGTCGCTGAATTTCGGCTTCCTGCTGATGGCGATGGATCGGTTGCGCAACGAAGTCGCGGATCTGGCGCTGCTCGACGACCTTACCGGCGTCGGCAATCGTCGTCATCTGGTGCAGCGGCTCACGGAAGAATGCGCGCGCTCCGAACGCAGCGGTCAGCCCTTCGCGCTGTTGGTGATCGATCTCGACGGCTTCAAGGGCATCAACGACACCTATGGTCACGCCGCGGGCGACGCCTGCCTGCAGCATTTCACCCTGATGGCGCAAACCAGGCTGCGGCCTGGCGACATGCTGGCACGCACCGGCGGTGACGAATTCTGCATCGTGTTGCCGTCCTCGACGCTGCGCGAGGGCGCGATGATTGCGCGCCGCGTGCTGGAGGTCTGCCGCGCGGACGCCGAACAATGCACCGGCAACGACATTCCGATCGCCGTGTCGATCGGCGTCGCACAATGGACCCGCGAGATGGGCGGCTTCCCCGATCGCCTGATCGCCGCCGCCGACCACGCGCTGTACGACGTCAAGAAGGCCGGCCGGAACGGCTTTGCCGTCTACGATCCGGCGCCGCCGCTGGTGCCTGAAGCCGAAACGGAAGCGGAGGTGGCTCTCCGCAAGCGGGCCTGA
- a CDS encoding peptidoglycan recognition protein family protein, which translates to MNFRLVAAALFAVSLPACASAQSPDLAAIARSSGTPDIPGLKMVWLAPWGDLAKAHPWRNIIVHQTEGPVGSARGGALAQSKNPTRRGVMVWVETDGTVYWAVGEHLVPTHGDGANRNDNKYIDNGPTYRQVIGSNSVGVEFAGNYPDVTRGPTDAQVAAWRILVKVLRARYGIPLDRVYAHNWIDFKDARYCEGCALAKMAREWGE; encoded by the coding sequence ATGAATTTTCGCCTCGTTGCGGCGGCACTGTTCGCTGTCTCACTTCCTGCCTGCGCCTCCGCGCAATCGCCCGACCTCGCCGCGATCGCGCGTTCGTCGGGCACGCCAGATATTCCCGGCTTGAAGATGGTCTGGCTGGCGCCATGGGGCGATCTCGCAAAGGCCCATCCCTGGCGCAACATCATCGTGCATCAGACCGAGGGACCGGTGGGCTCCGCGCGCGGCGGCGCGCTGGCGCAATCGAAGAACCCGACGCGGCGCGGCGTGATGGTCTGGGTCGAAACCGACGGCACGGTGTACTGGGCGGTCGGCGAACATCTCGTTCCGACGCATGGCGACGGCGCCAACCGCAACGACAACAAGTACATCGACAACGGCCCGACCTATCGCCAGGTGATCGGCAGCAATTCGGTCGGCGTCGAATTCGCCGGCAACTATCCTGATGTGACGCGGGGCCCGACGGATGCGCAAGTCGCGGCGTGGCGAATTCTGGTAAAGGTGCTGCGCGCGCGTTACGGCATTCCGCTCGATCGCGTCTATGCGCACAACTGGATCGACTTCAAGGACGCCCGCTATTGCGAAGGCTGTGCCCTGGCCAAGATGGCGCGGGAGTGGGGGGAGTAA
- the rpoH gene encoding RNA polymerase sigma factor RpoH, producing the protein MARTATLPVLNGESGLSRYLAEIRKFPMLEPQQEYMLAKRWREHDDRDAAHHLVTSHLRLVAKIAMGYRGYGLPISEVVSEGNVGLMQAVKRFEPEKGFRLATYAMWWIKASIQEYILRSWSLVKMGTTANQKKLFFNLRKAKSKISALDEGDLRPDQVKLIAKRLGVTDQDVIDMNRRLGGDASLNAPIRDDGEAGEWQDWLVDNSPNQEAVMAEHEEFDHRRQALNGAIGVLNPRERRIFEARRLAEEPMTLEDLAAEFGVSRERVRQIEVRAFEKVQSAVKGTIARQEAELEAAH; encoded by the coding sequence ATGGCCCGTACAGCTACGTTACCGGTTCTCAATGGAGAATCCGGTCTCTCTAGATACCTCGCCGAGATCCGCAAATTTCCGATGCTGGAACCCCAGCAGGAATACATGCTCGCCAAACGCTGGCGCGAGCATGACGATCGCGACGCGGCGCATCACCTTGTCACCAGCCATCTCCGGCTCGTGGCCAAGATCGCCATGGGCTATCGCGGCTACGGCTTGCCGATCTCTGAGGTCGTCTCAGAGGGCAATGTCGGCCTGATGCAGGCGGTCAAGCGGTTCGAGCCCGAGAAGGGTTTTCGTCTCGCCACCTACGCCATGTGGTGGATCAAGGCCTCGATTCAAGAGTACATTCTGCGTTCATGGTCGCTCGTGAAAATGGGAACCACCGCGAACCAGAAGAAGCTCTTCTTCAACCTGCGCAAGGCGAAGAGCAAGATCTCCGCGCTGGACGAAGGTGATCTCCGCCCCGATCAGGTAAAGCTGATTGCCAAGCGTCTCGGCGTGACGGATCAGGACGTGATCGACATGAACCGCCGTCTCGGCGGCGACGCCTCGCTCAACGCGCCGATCCGCGACGACGGCGAAGCCGGCGAATGGCAGGACTGGCTGGTCGACAACTCGCCCAACCAGGAAGCCGTGATGGCCGAGCACGAGGAGTTCGATCATCGCCGTCAGGCGTTGAACGGCGCCATCGGCGTGCTCAACCCGCGTGAACGCCGCATCTTCGAGGCGCGGCGCCTGGCGGAAGAGCCGATGACACTGGAAGACCTCGCCGCCGAATTCGGCGTCTCGCGCGAACGCGTGCGGCAGATCGAGGTCCGTGCGTTCGAAAAGGTGCAGTCGGCCGTCAAGGGCACGATTGCCCGGCAGGAAGCCGAACTCGAAGCCGCGCACTAA
- a CDS encoding RluA family pseudouridine synthase, whose translation MEQRSSNGGQRLEVTVGGDEGSPRLDRVLAVLRPELSRSRLKALILAGSVTAKGAPIRDPAYHVARGDTITIDVPEAAPPEPLGEDIALDIVYEDDDIIVIDKPKGLVVHPAAGHESGTLVNALIAHCGASLSGIGGVRRPGIVHRLDKDTTGLMVVAKNDHAHQSLTVQFADHGRTGPMQRGYMAFIWGVPNRQRGTVTAPIDRHPYAREKMAVRPGGREAVTHWELQAAYQGRDGKPVASLLACQLETGRTHQIRVHLAHIGHPLMGDAVYGPHFKTKAGHLGPEGQAALTALGRQALHAYLLALEHPRTGELLHWEAPLPEDLILLQSALEAAL comes from the coding sequence ATGGAACAGAGATCATCGAACGGCGGTCAAAGGCTGGAGGTTACCGTCGGCGGCGACGAGGGGTCGCCTCGCCTCGACCGCGTGCTCGCGGTGCTCCGCCCGGAACTGTCGCGCTCGCGGTTGAAAGCGCTGATCCTGGCCGGTTCCGTTACCGCCAAGGGCGCTCCCATCCGCGACCCCGCTTATCATGTCGCGCGGGGGGATACGATCACAATCGACGTCCCGGAAGCCGCTCCGCCGGAGCCTTTGGGCGAAGATATCGCGCTCGATATCGTCTATGAGGACGACGACATCATCGTCATCGACAAACCGAAGGGGCTGGTCGTGCACCCGGCCGCCGGCCACGAGAGTGGCACGCTGGTAAATGCCTTGATCGCGCATTGCGGCGCCAGCCTTTCCGGCATCGGCGGCGTGCGGCGGCCGGGCATCGTGCACCGGTTAGATAAGGACACCACCGGCCTGATGGTGGTTGCCAAGAACGACCACGCCCATCAATCGCTGACCGTGCAATTCGCCGATCACGGTCGCACGGGTCCGATGCAACGCGGCTACATGGCCTTCATCTGGGGCGTACCCAACCGCCAGCGCGGCACGGTCACAGCCCCGATCGACCGGCATCCGTACGCCCGCGAAAAAATGGCGGTGCGCCCGGGCGGACGCGAGGCCGTCACCCATTGGGAATTGCAGGCGGCCTATCAGGGGCGCGACGGCAAACCGGTCGCTTCCCTCCTCGCTTGCCAGCTCGAGACCGGACGGACCCATCAGATCCGGGTGCACCTCGCCCATATCGGCCACCCCCTGATGGGCGATGCCGTCTATGGCCCGCACTTCAAGACCAAGGCCGGCCACCTCGGCCCCGAGGGCCAGGCGGCGCTGACCGCCCTCGGCCGGCAAGCCCTGCACGCTTATCTGCTCGCCCTGGAACACCCCCGAACGGGAGAACTTTTGCATTGGGAGGCGCCTCTGCCGGAGGATCTCATCCTTCTGCAAAGCGCCCTGGAAGCGGCCCTATGA
- a CDS encoding DUF3800 domain-containing protein, which yields MAWGELPQAAAGHNHLVWIAILSALAIVGLLPILRCKRRIATWHSRISMMICSATILKCLYFFMSNAPSHYYVAFIDEAGDPGLNTVRPIDKTGSTEWLCLGAIVVKATDEPKIGGWVSAIKSKAEIKGPVDLHYRNLPDFRKTIVCSELAKLPLRAFILTSNKKNMRRHRNPRAERYSSQQWFYNFCLRLLCERVTQFCYEHARSQRADGRLLKLVYSERGGHSYGQTIAYHELLKNQAKAGKLFLTKRRIYWEVLDWRLAEAVSHKSCDGAQLADILTSAFYQAVDTLPPTKWDNSFAKLLRPVMAKENGSYMNFGVALQPTPPSKGKLTDQQKEIFEFYGYAFFP from the coding sequence ATGGCATGGGGCGAGTTGCCCCAAGCGGCTGCCGGCCACAACCACTTAGTGTGGATAGCCATTCTCTCAGCCTTGGCAATCGTGGGATTGCTGCCCATTCTCCGATGCAAACGGCGGATTGCCACATGGCACAGCCGCATATCGATGATGATTTGTTCGGCGACCATTCTCAAATGTCTCTATTTCTTCATGAGCAACGCACCATCGCACTATTATGTGGCCTTTATTGATGAGGCAGGCGATCCCGGTCTGAACACGGTTCGTCCTATCGACAAAACGGGCAGCACTGAGTGGCTCTGTCTGGGCGCGATTGTCGTAAAAGCTACTGACGAACCAAAGATCGGCGGTTGGGTTAGCGCGATTAAATCCAAAGCGGAGATTAAGGGGCCCGTAGACTTGCACTACCGCAACCTGCCGGACTTTCGCAAAACGATTGTGTGCTCAGAATTGGCAAAATTGCCGCTCCGAGCCTTCATCCTTACATCCAACAAGAAGAACATGCGGCGGCATCGTAACCCCCGTGCTGAGCGTTATTCGTCTCAACAGTGGTTTTATAATTTCTGCCTGAGGTTGCTCTGCGAACGCGTAACACAGTTCTGTTACGAGCATGCAAGATCTCAAAGAGCAGATGGTCGCCTTCTAAAGCTCGTCTACAGTGAGCGTGGTGGGCATTCTTACGGCCAAACTATTGCCTACCACGAGCTGCTGAAGAATCAAGCGAAGGCTGGCAAACTGTTTCTAACCAAGCGCAGAATTTACTGGGAAGTTTTGGACTGGCGTCTTGCTGAGGCAGTATCTCATAAATCATGCGACGGCGCGCAGCTCGCAGATATCTTAACGAGCGCATTCTACCAGGCGGTTGATACATTGCCGCCGACGAAATGGGATAATTCTTTTGCCAAACTATTGAGACCCGTCATGGCCAAGGAGAACGGGAGTTACATGAATTTTGGAGTTGCACTCCAACCGACGCCGCCAAGCAAAGGAAAGCTGACAGATCAGCAAAAAGAAATCTTTGAGTTTTATGGATACGCATTTTTTCCATAG
- a CDS encoding HNH endonuclease, with the protein MAERRCLFCGEPFTGQNHNFEHVIPRWLVREADLSKRTAPIDFPTKQFSAAMSRIGGRSCEICNDLSSDLERQASISYAKLRDGDVLTSSDGRSLLDWLDKVRVGLWLWSVDVGKDDWGLIPKFRINERMAHKDRILLAAKYPPGPRMKGLGIWGATQFFMWSPSAIGFLINNIALVSVSTDFLVSRHLSNLSIKHYMYSSGDISAEIDLADEPGKRLKFFAAPLIIGQVILPVDLFDEYGLAMANRSALHPGWGEGPVLKLNGNLEEIGPDLGSLPTFAGNASAHRIIMEFYLDLASKYVLDNFLAADFSRILSPERREAVQTFARENLAEIERDIDRATTRYRQITGITLPT; encoded by the coding sequence ATGGCGGAGCGGAGGTGCCTGTTTTGCGGCGAACCTTTTACGGGCCAAAACCATAACTTCGAGCACGTCATTCCGCGCTGGCTGGTTCGCGAGGCCGACCTCTCGAAGCGAACCGCGCCGATCGATTTTCCAACCAAGCAGTTCAGCGCCGCAATGAGCCGCATAGGCGGCCGGTCTTGTGAAATCTGCAATGACCTAAGTTCGGATTTGGAACGACAGGCCAGTATTTCTTACGCGAAGCTGAGGGATGGAGATGTCCTAACGTCGTCTGATGGGCGCTCACTGCTCGATTGGTTGGATAAGGTGCGAGTTGGATTGTGGTTGTGGAGCGTTGATGTTGGGAAAGATGACTGGGGATTAATCCCCAAATTTCGCATCAATGAACGAATGGCCCATAAGGACCGCATCCTTCTCGCTGCGAAGTATCCGCCCGGCCCGCGCATGAAGGGGCTTGGTATCTGGGGCGCGACCCAGTTCTTCATGTGGTCGCCGAGCGCAATTGGGTTCTTGATCAACAATATTGCACTCGTCAGCGTGTCCACCGACTTTCTCGTCAGCCGGCATCTCAGCAACCTAAGCATTAAGCATTACATGTACAGTTCAGGGGACATATCTGCTGAAATAGACCTCGCCGACGAACCTGGAAAGCGCCTAAAGTTCTTCGCCGCCCCACTCATTATCGGTCAGGTCATTCTGCCAGTCGACCTGTTCGATGAGTACGGACTCGCGATGGCCAATCGAAGTGCACTCCATCCCGGATGGGGCGAAGGTCCCGTTTTGAAGCTCAACGGAAATCTCGAGGAAATCGGGCCAGACCTTGGGTCACTGCCCACGTTCGCAGGGAACGCGAGTGCTCACCGGATCATTATGGAGTTCTATTTGGATTTGGCGTCAAAGTATGTGCTCGACAATTTTTTAGCAGCGGACTTTAGCAGAATTTTGAGCCCGGAGCGACGCGAAGCGGTTCAAACGTTTGCACGAGAGAATCTGGCGGAGATCGAACGCGACATTGATCGAGCCACTACACGCTATAGGCAGATTACCGGCATCACGCTACCTACATAG
- a CDS encoding HGGxSTG domain-containing protein, translated as MSDHIRNTGAMLASPRCGAKTRASGACRSPAVHGKKRCRMHGGAHGSGAPKANQNARTHGLFSRDAIAERRQIQALLGEARKLMEEMK; from the coding sequence ATGAGCGATCACATCAGAAATACGGGTGCGATGCTGGCGAGCCCGCGTTGTGGCGCCAAAACCCGCGCCAGTGGCGCGTGCCGCTCGCCGGCGGTGCACGGCAAAAAGCGCTGCCGCATGCACGGCGGCGCACACGGGTCCGGCGCGCCGAAGGCAAACCAGAACGCGCGCACGCACGGCCTGTTCAGCAGGGATGCGATCGCCGAACGAAGGCAGATTCAGGCGCTGTTGGGTGAAGCGCGGAAGCTGATGGAGGAGATGAAGTGA